The following nucleotide sequence is from Leishmania braziliensis MHOM/BR/75/M2904 WGS CADA00000000 data, contig 48, whole genome shotgun sequence.
gaggggcggggggtgAAAGGTGTCTGATCACTACATCTTGGGTGGCGAAACCTCAGTCGCAGAAGAGCACCTTGGCGTGTCCCTGTTGTGCGGCTTTGGAAGAACGGAGTTGGCAAAGGCGCCGCGAGTCTGCCCGTCGCCGTCCTCGTCACCTCTGTCGCTGCCCCCGGTCGTCGGCAACGACGACACTGCGCCGTTGGcctgggagagggagaacgtCGAGGGTCGAGGAGCACTGATGCGTCGAAGTGTGCGAGGGTCTCGGCGGTGCTTTGGCTTTGACCTTGTCAACTCAGACAAGGCATCCACGCTGATCGTATTCACGGATCCGTCTGTAGTGCTGCCGCGCGAGTTGACCGATTTTATAGCAACGAAGCTCGCCTTATACGGCTGTTTCAGTGAAGCAACAGAATCTGCGACCACCATGGGATTCACCGGCCCCGCGGCCAAGCCTTGCGCCTGCGGGCGGGAGGTAGCTGCGACCGACGCACCGATGGACTGCTGGTGCATTGGACTGCGTAATAGCGCCACTCCGGACTGCGTATAGCGCGGTACGATAGAGATGGACGTCTTACCCAAGCCCGCGCCAGtgctcgccaccgctgccgatgACCGTTGCAGCACCTTCGTCTGCGAAGGTGGCTGTTGAAGTAATTGCATCGGCGTCGACATTACGTTCCCGCCGATTGCGTTAGTGAGCAAGTCAGTAGTTATCAGCACGGGCGAGATGCCACGGGGAGAGCCGGGGCGCCGATACGTCGCTGAAGGCTTCGGTGAAGCAGCCAGTGAGACACCGTTCCGTGGGCTGCGCGCTGACGTTACGCTCACGCCATCAGTCGACGACCGCAGTGAGTTGATGCCTGTCGTCCCATGTGCGACTGGGTTGCGAGGCGACCGCGACACCGACTGAAAGGACGCGCTGCCGGCCGAGCCAGAGAGGGCCGCCGGGTAAGACAATGTAGCGAGACCTGACTTGCTAGTGCCGCCACTCTTGAAGCTGCTGTTCAGACGACTGCTAGTGCTAGCGTTGGTGAGAACAGCGGTGGCCGATCGGAGAGACTTCGTGCCCGCAGTCACATCGGGAGCGATGTTGATGCACAAAGACGAGCGCTGACACCGAAGCGAGGGATCAGGTGATGTGCGGGTGTGCTGCGTGTTCAGCAACTTTGcgctggcgttgctgctgttgtgagACAAAGCCTCGCACCGCTCGTCTGCCCCGTGAGTAGTTCTAGACAGCACGAAAgaaggtggcgctgtggcggcggtggcagagcCAATGACCGGCAGTTGCGACGACATATTGGGAGGAGAAGCACGgtcctgcagcaccagcgaccCTCGTGCCATGTGCAGACCCAGCGACTgcgatgcagctgcgctacccgcctcctccatttTCGCCTCCGATAGGacatggctgctgctgtcggaGGGGTACACAAGGCCGTGGGCCGGCTGGTAGGGTCGATGCAGCGGCTGATGGGGAACCGCCGCAACACCGATTGTCGCCGCTGGTGAAGTGGACGCCGTTGTCAGCAGCTGTGTATTCACGGTACTGTTGGCATTTACGAGTCGCCCATCCTTCAGCGATAGTGAGCACTCGTGCGAACGAGGGGCGGTAACAGCCGGGTGGGAAGTCGTCGCGGAGGCCCTGAGGGTCATGGGGATCAGTTCTTCAACAGATGGGCACGCAGACACCGGGGCGGGCACTGGTGCCGCTGGCGTCCGCCCTGGCTTGATCACGGCACGTTGCGATGCCGTCAGGGGTGGTGACATAGCCCTGCGCATCTCGGAGACGCTGAACGGCGACACTGACTTGAGCTTGTCCGCCGACGTCATCACGACAGTGAACTGGCTTGGTACAGAAGGCGTCTGGCCCACGTGCGTTGGCGTGATCAGCTTCGACGTTGTTGTCGCGGACGTTGATGACATTGCCATCGATAACCGCCGCGCTGACCTGCCGGCAGCAGGTGTGGTGCCCGCTGATGGAGGCATCATGTGAGACTGCAAATCCGCCTTGGACACTGACGCGGAGTTGAGCATGCCACCAagcaagctgctgctgttcgcgCGGGCAGCTGAGTCGTGCGAAAGGGGGACGGTACTGGCCAGCTCATGGGGATCCTCGTTTGATGTCACTTCTGGTACGGTACGCAAGGGCGTGATAGAACCTCTTGTGGGGGATCGTCGGCCCGCGAGAAACGATGACGACCGGGCAGCAGGCGAACACTCGCGCGGACTTCGGTGTCTATGGCTTCGCTGCGCTGAAAAGAGGTTGCGCTGGGACTGCGGTAGAGGCGGTCCCAAAGCAGTGGCGAAGGGTTGCGGACCTTCCTTCACCAtcgcagcagcgatggcctCCATCTTTGCCGCCTCTACATCTCGCCACTCGCTGCTTGGAGTGCTGAAGCGTGCGTTTAGTGTGTTTATCATGACAGGCGATGACGCGTTAGAGGTGCCCTCCATGGGCGGGCGGCAACGCACGGGGCTGCGGTAGTCAGTGGTGTGGGGACTATCATCTGAGTTGTacgcgctgctgaggcgGTTGTTTATCGGTGACGAAGCGGTGCTCACGAACAGCTTGGTTGGCAACACAACTGAGGGGTTGTCCTTGTCGCTGTTGTCAGCACTAACATTGTCGACATCATCATTCTTTGTAGCGGCCAGACAAGTCACCGTCTGCGATCCCACCCGCTTGCagccgccatcgccatcacCAGTTGCCGCCTCGCTTCGGCCTTCCCTTATGTGGTCGACATCATGACGCTTGTCATCCACATTGGGGCTACCCAGCACAGCAAGCGACTCCGTTCGCATGCACATGCCCACCGCTGTGATGTCGCGCTGGAGGGGCGCCCGATAACCCAGAGGCGTGTTGGGAGACTCCGACAGCCGGTGCAGAGTCGCCAACTCTGTCGCAGCTGCCGACTGAGTAACTTccgtcgacgccgccacAGACGGCCCGAGTCGCAAGGTGGTCGTAACACCCGCCTCATTTTCCTTGGTGATACTGTGGTCTGATATGGAACCGAGCATTGTGGCAGGCTTGCGAAGAGAGTGTCGATGCGTTGAGCTGTTCGGCGGTGCGCCGGCACGAAACACCGTCTGCGGTGGCGTGGTATTGGCGTCTGGCATGGATATGATGAGACCCTGTGCCGGCCCAGCCGCCAATGACGCCTTCGTCATCCTCGGCGATCGCGTGATGGTCGGAGAGAGAGTCTCCAGCAGGCAGCACGGCGTGGAGGACGAGTGGGGCGGTGTAGGATTTCGCCTCTTATCAGCACTGAGGTCGAGCTGCAGATGCTGGCGGGGGCTCTTCAGCGGACTCGTCACGTCCAGcttggtgctgccgccaccagccgCACTTCTACCACAGCCGTGCTGTGAGCCGGAACTGAGACCCTTATGTGGCGTCATCATGCTGCTCTTGGTGGCCGGGGACATGATGCGACCCGAGAGCTTCCGAGCGGAccgcccgctgcggcgccgcccaCTCTGCGACGACAGTGGTGTTGCGGCACCGTCGGACGCTAGGGCAGACGCCTTGACGTGTTCGAGAGCGAGCTGCGGCACGAGTGCCGCTCTCCCTGTGGAGGTGGACTGGTGGTTGTTCACTACCGGATGTGGAGACGGCACCTCCTCAGTCAGCACGCCCGCTCCCGGTGAAGGGCTCCTCGAGTGCTGATTACCGCCACTTCGCACCACTGGCGTGCTGGTCGCACGCCTGCGAATTTCTCTTGCCTTGGAAGACCGCTTCTTGCCCGGCGATGTCGCGTACGGCGCCATGACACTAGACGTAGCGGATCTGCTTATACTCCCGGCTGTCACCGGAGCAACTGCGGTGGCGACTGTAGTCATCCGGGCGGTGGCCTCCCTGGAAGTACCACCAGCTGCCAGGACGCTAAACGGTGACGTGGTGCTGACGGTCGGCGATACTGCTGACATTTCTTGAGCAGGGACAGACGTCATGCATGGGTGTGTCTCTGAGCGGCTTCCCGccacgttgctgctgttcgtTTCACCACGCTTGTGATTATGGTGGTGTTGCCTGTGCGAGGAGTGGTTGTTCTTGGCACCATCCGCCACTGCGGTCATATCATCGGTGGAGCTGATGTCCCTTATAGTGGAAGACGACCGTGCACTGAGGCTCTGCACTTttgcagcgcctctgccgTGATgcacactgctgctgcggtcgttCTTTCTCGCTCCTTCTACGGCGTGGTCGAGCGCGctgttgtcgctgctgtctgtAGGTCGTGGGCTCACGCCGTTTCCAAGGATGGCAGCTCCAGCgaagcggcggcgttgttgttgctgcgcctctgcagTCGCATCTGccagccgctgtcgctccTTTCGAGCGGCGCGGAGCGCGTCGAACATGGGCAAAGCCAGCGCCTCAGCTGATGTCATGCGCTCATCTGGGATGTACGTGAGGAGCCCCTTGAGTAGGTGAAGAAATTCACGGTCATACCTGAACACTTCACGTATTGGGGTCAGTCGGCACTTAGAAAAGCGAATAACGTCCGGAGTGGACACGAAATCGCCGTGGCTGTTGAAGTACCTGCTCGAGTACTTGGAGTGTTTCACGAAGGCCTCCGGCAGTCGCCCAAGGCGGCGGTCCATCATGTGCAGGTGCGTCAGGTCATCGCGGGTTTCGAAGAGGCGATGCCCAACGGCAACCTCGTAGAGGATGCAGCCCACACTCCACATGTCGGCAGCGTAGTGCCACTTGTTGCCAAGCACCACTTCCGGTGCGCGGTACGGACGCGTGGAAATGAGGTCCGAGTCCAGCTTGTCCATACGCCAGAGCGATGCACTTCCAAAGTCGCAGACGACCCACTCGTTACCCATTGAGTTCTCGGCAACGTTCCTGTCAGCAATAAGGATGTT
It contains:
- a CDS encoding protein kinase-like protein, whose product is MTSRGEHLRLEKGSVVKNHYEVITPIGTGNFSRVYRVIDLQLPVKEQQRKPLAMKVIKKEYSSDAKYEKQMLIVLHEHDGGRNARVSKMYECFVWQECPVFIMPMHGPSLRSRRLGVNRGIVTHEKLLEFSYELLETMGFVHFECHMVHTDLKPENILIADRNVAENSMGNEWVVCDFGSASLWRMDKLDSDLISTRPYRAPEVVLGNKWHYAADMWSVGCILYEVAVGHRLFETRDDLTHLHMMDRRLGRLPEAFVKHSKYSSRYFNSHGDFVSTPDVIRFSKCRLTPIREVFRYDREFLHLLKGLLTYIPDERMTSAEALALPMFDALRAARKERQRLADATAEAQQQQRRRFAGAAILGNGVSPRPTDSSDNSALDHAVEGARKNDRSSSVHHGRGAAKVQSLSARSSSTIRDISSTDDMTAVADGAKNNHSSHRQHHHNHKRGETNSSNVAGSRSETHPCMTSVPAQEMSAVSPTVSTTSPFSVLAAGGTSREATARMTTVATAVAPVTAGSISRSATSSVMAPYATSPGKKRSSKAREIRRRATSTPVVRSGGNQHSRSPSPGAGVLTEEVPSPHPVVNNHQSTSTGRAALVPQLALEHVKASALASDGAATPLSSQSGRRRSGRSARKLSGRIMSPATKSSMMTPHKGLSSGSQHGCGRSAAGGGSTKLDVTSPLKSPRQHLQLDLSADKRRNPTPPHSSSTPCCLLETLSPTITRSPRMTKASLAAGPAQGLIISMPDANTTPPQTVFRAGAPPNSSTHRHSLRKPATMLGSISDHSITKENEAGVTTTLRLGPSVAASTEVTQSAAATELATLHRLSESPNTPLGYRAPLQRDITAVGMCMRTESLAVLGSPNVDDKRHDVDHIREGRSEAATGDGDGGCKRVGSQTVTCLAATKNDDVDNVSADNSDKDNPSVVLPTKLFVSTASSPINNRLSSAYNSDDSPHTTDYRSPVRCRPPMEGTSNASSPVMINTLNARFSTPSSEWRDVEAAKMEAIAAAMVKEGPQPFATALGPPLPQSQRNLFSAQRSHRHRSPRECSPAARSSSFLAGRRSPTRGSITPLRTVPEVTSNEDPHELASTVPLSHDSAARANSSSLLGGMLNSASVSKADLQSHMMPPSAGTTPAAGRSARRLSMAMSSTSATTTSKLITPTHVGQTPSVPSQFTVVMTSADKLKSVSPFSVSEMRRAMSPPLTASQRAVIKPGRTPAAPVPAPVSACPSVEELIPMTLRASATTSHPAVTAPRSHECSLSLKDGRLVNANSTVNTQLLTTASTSPAATIGVAAVPHQPLHRPYQPAHGLVYPSDSSSHVLSEAKMEEAGSAAASQSLGLHMARGSLVLQDRASPPNMSSQLPVIGSATAATAPPSFVLSRTTHGADERCEALSHNSSNASAKLLNTQHTRTSPDPSLRCQRSSLCINIAPDVTAGTKSLRSATAVLTNASTSSRLNSSFKSGGTSKSGLATLSYPAALSGSAGSASFQSVSRSPRNPVAHGTTGINSLRSSTDGVSVTSARSPRNGVSLAASPKPSATYRRPGSPRGISPVLITTDLLTNAIGGNVMSTPMQLLQQPPSQTKVLQRSSAAVASTGAGLGKTSISIVPRYTQSGVALLRSPMHQQSIGASVAATSRPQAQGLAAGPVNPMVVADSVASLKQPYKASFVAIKSVNSRGSTTDGSVNTISVDALSELTRSKPKHRRDPRTLRRISAPRPSTFSLSQANGAVSSLPTTGGSDRGDEDGDGQTRGAFANSVLPKPHNRDTPRCSSATEVSPPKM